The genomic stretch acggtattccaccatggacatccttccttgcttgagttcgcggaactcatcactcatcttcttgatcagacccggtggcacatggtacttgctgagcttgagcttgaagtcctcccaagtcatcatttgtccgaCATTCATTGCATGGGAACtgttccaccaggctctggcaggtcctgacagatagtgggtggcaaatagtactttctctgcagcttcaactcctgcaacttccaggttgttctccattgattggagccagtcatctgcatctaagggctcttctgtcttgctaaACATCGGGGGATTAGTattctgaaaattcttcaactTGCATCCAGGATGATCCTGATGTCCATGTCCTTGTttgttctgggctatctgctgcagtgcagcgAGGTTAGCTTTTcgctcagctctttcgacttctctatctgccatcatcatttgtagcatctgcagcattgcatcttggttggtgttgcgggttggaggggccatctgaacattgaggtagatcataagataagagggaattttctatgatttgtttggtttaaagtttaaaaagtttcagaacttgagtagtgctgaggtggtaaaaaccgacaacactttttcattcattccaaacaacacacattacaaactaacacaccaatggttttaagaaccatttcctcgttctacgatacaaatgGGACGGATACAAACTCACTCCTACGCAAGTgttctagtgatactactcttcatccggaatggtgggttcttcgtcttcatgggtaatgtgcttggcgaaaggcgcaggcgttgtccaactccttgcgggtcttgtacaacatgaagtccaggtatgcaacatagtggttcatcttcgggtgcggtggcatggttattggtcttcccatggggtcatgtcttgggtagtaaaagaagcgagtgttcttgatcttgttcatattctgtccacacagacaagcaagtgcttcttgcatggctttggctattccctccatccaagtgtttccccttacagaaaaccatatggtttcccacatTGGGGCTtccagctttcctctcagatctgcagtaacttcccattgaggttgtcttcccgactgattattgagtggcactccaaagaactcgggatacgggtgtcctaaatattcaactagcttctccaaatccttctcgaacattaggtctcctccgtggccaagctgataggactcatagtggtactccatctgtgagcaattaggatgagtaagttaaagaagtaaaCAAGTGTGTGAAAActttatgtagaattacaaggaaaagtagggcatggatttctcattttgaaaaagatctcaagggtaagagtgtgaataagttttcataaatattcccttcatttgttttgaaactaagttttgcagacgtccattctaactagggcctcctaaggtcaaacaatggctctgataccaacttgtcaacacccggatttttaattccagatgcctattatgccatgcatcacaatcccaggaatattgtttttgcgagacataatagattgatatcacggaacatcattcattacaaaccataatcgtcttacaacaaaggatctcatgatccaagtcttacacaacaacagttgatctaaggatcaattacaaaacacactgCGGAAGAAAcgcagtagcggtccatctgttccagaggcaacgcttgacgtcaggaggtgatcctagttatcatagacgtcctgctgtccatcttcctggtactggggctcctcttcatagtctggccatttgaatagccagggacaaagccttgagtacttttaaagtactctcaAACtatcactaatagaagtactaatagctctaatcatggttctaagcttctaggtttatttgcacaaagctagttttgTTTCAGAAACACTTACTAGTCAAAGACTCTTTAGTTGTCTAAACTTactcatgtgggaacattagtgtcattcccacaactcggttgtgattcaagtcaaagtaataacaaggttatgtcattagatgaatgatataatggacacacccaaataagcgtagcataagatcacgtcattaagttcaatttgctataagctttcgatacatagttacctagtccttcgaccatgagatcatgcaaatcacttataccagaagggtactttgattacatcaaacgccactgcgtaaatgggtggttataaaggtgggattaagtattcggaaagtatgagttgaggcatatggatcaagagtgggatttgtccatcccgatgacggatatatatactctgggccctctcggtggaatgtcgtctgattagcttgcaagcatgtgacttggtcacaagagatgacatgccacggtacgaataaagagtacttgtcggaaacgaggttgaacgaggtatggagataccgatgatcaaacctcggacaagtaaaatatcgcgtgacaaaaggaatcggtatcatatgtaaatggttcaatcgatcactaagttatcgttgaatgtgtgggagccattatggatatccagatccctctattggttattggtcggagaggagtctcgaccatgtctgcatagttcacgaaccgtagggtgacacacttaaggtttgatgtcgttttaagtagatatggaatatggaatggagttcgaattttgttcggagtctcagatgagatccaggacatcacgaggaggtctggaatgttccggagaataagattcatatataggaagtcactttccaagtttggaaatgatccggtgcatttatggaaggtgctagaatgttctagaaccttccggatgacATCACCAtgaaaggtggagtcccggttggactccaccaaacccaaccagccaaccaagtgggagggcggagtccatggaggactccacctccttggccggccaacaaagggggaaggggagagtccctgtccctctaggttttgtccatatggcagtttttgaattggggtcttattcgaagactttgggcaaacccttggggttccacctatataatgaggaggagagggagggggcagccttgtacttggccgcaccaccatagggaggcccctggccggcgcccctaccccctctctcccaaaccctagcacacctccctcctcatacacctcccgtagcgcttaggtgaagccctgccggagttctccaccaccaccgccaccacgccgtcgtgctgtcgggattccgaggaggatctactacttccgctgcccgctggaacagggagaaggacgtcgtcatcaacaccgaacgtgtgaccaagtacggaggtgctgcccgactgtggcaccgtcaagatcttctacgcgctttcgaaagtggcaagtgatcgactTCTGCAACAAAGAGATCTAATCCCGTAGGCTttagaaatcttcgagggttagtctcatgatcttctcgttgctaccatcttctagattggatcttggcttgttattcgttcttgcggtaggatttttttctatgctacgaattccTTCAGTTAATTGGGTAATTAGTGTCAAAATTGACAAAATAGGGGGTAAAAACGGAATTCTCTCTCTTCACAATGTATTTGTTTTATATCGTAGCTGTTGATATAATTTTCTATAtgtttggtcaaacctagtaAAGTTTGGCCAATGACTAATTTTGTAAGCATTATTCATTGGAGTGGAGATAGTCGGAGCTTGTTTACAACCATTGGCTGAGAATGAGTTGAGGCATACATCCCATATAATATAGCACCATATTTGGAGAAGCATTTCGTTGCACATTATTCTTGGGCTCTTATTATACTTGCATCAAACACAGTGACCATACGTCACGTTTATTATCAAGCTAggggtgcatgcatgcatgcccaGGCAACATTCGAGTAAGGAGAGTTCTAGCTTAGTAAGGAATAGCCCTCGAGCCGGCAGATGACTGGCAACTGCGCTGCGATCTGCCGCGCCGTAGCGACCACCTCCAGTTGTATCTTCAGGCGGGCTGCCTGCTGGTCGGTGCCAGAAATAGATGGAGATGAAGACCCACCGAATCCCGTCTGACTTTGTTTGCCGCAGTACTGACCTTGTACCTCCTGTTGTGGCATGGTCTCGCCCATCTCATGTTGGGTTGGCTGCACGGCTTGGCTGTAAATGTCGTTGTGCACGTGGGAGGGATCCTGGCTTCCCTGCTGCTGCTTCATGGTCGACTCACCGAAGGACAGTTCTCCCTGCTGTTGTGGTGGGAAAGCTTCGCTGGTGGAGGATGtcccttgctcttgatgttgtgcGGCCTCGCCGGATGACTCTTGTCCGGCTACTAGCTTGCCCTGTTCAATGGAGCCAAAGGGCTTCTGTTGTTGCTGGTGAGTAAAAGTTTGGCCGGGGCGGTATGACCCTGGCTGTTGCTGATGCGGAAATGTTTGGCTGGGGCAATAGGATCCTGGTTGTTGCTGCAACGGAAAAGATTGGCCGGGGAGGTACCACCCTTGCCCTGGCTGCTGCGGGAAAGTTTGGCCGGGGAGGTACCACCCTTGTCCTGGCTGCTGCGGGAAAGATTGGCCGGGGAGGTACCACCCTTGCCCTGGCTGCTGCGGGAAAGATTGGCCGGGGAGGTACCACCCTTGCCCTGGCTGCTGCGGGAAAGATTGGCCGGGGAGGTACCACCCTTTCCCTGGCTGCTGCGGGAAAGATTGGCCGGGGAGGTACCACCCTTGCCCTGGTTGCTGCGGGAAAGATTGTCCGGGGAGGTGCCACCCTTGCCCTGGCTGCTGCGGAAAAGTCTGGCCGGGGAGGTACCACCCTTGCCCTGGCTGCTGCGGAAAAGTTTCGCTAGGTTGGAACGATCCTCCTCCGAGTGGTACCACGGATTGATGCTCGTATTGGCTCACGATCTGGCGGATGGCGGTGGCAAGGCACTCGCGGCTAATGTCCCGGAGCTGCAGGCAGCATTGCGCCTGCACCCAGTTGGGGGTGAGAGCTTGTGGCGAGAGGAAGAAGGGGCTCTGAGTGGCTAGCTGCTGGTCCACGACTCGCCGGCACGCCTCGAGTGAGCTCTGCTGGAGCTGAAGTTGGCACGGCAGCTGCTGGACATTATGCCCTTGAGCGGTGGAGGGCAGCCGCAGGATGTTATCCCCTTCAGCGGCGGAATGGGCTAGGAGGACTGCGAGGACCACCGCGAAGAAGGCTAACCTAGCCATTTTGTGTGGACTGCTAATGATTAACCTCTTGTTTGTAGAGCTCAATGCTCTTGGTGATGATGAGATTGTGGAGATTGGTTGGGTTTTTATAGGAACGAGGTGAAGGTTCAGGAACTTGGTTGTGTGCACGGCGAGGTTAGCTAACATTTAGAAGCAGCATGATCAGACAAAATCAGTTGGAGAGGCGCAGGAGCACAATGCTTCCAAGAGTTAAAAAGTAGAGAGGATTTGGAGTTTGTAAAACAGAATTTTGGACCATCTGCCAATTTTGTGTTATCTGTCTAATCCTTGCAGCAAGACATCTTATACATACGCCTAAAAACCCTTATTAGGCCAGCTCACACATATGCCTCGAACTAGCATAGCCACCTTTCTCAAACAAATGGCATCCGTCAAATTGTATTCTGTTAGTTAGCTCTAGCTTTCGTAAGCCAAGATCTAATAGCTCCGGCAGCTTCAGTTGAGCACTGCCTTGAACTGCAGCGCATCTATACGATGCAAGCTTCAATTAGGAGGTCTTCGGCTTTTCATGGAATTTGTTTCTTTGCCATTGATACGTTTCTGATTTTAACCATGCATGTATTAGTACTATTCCGGTTTTTCCAATACTATCTTTTATACTACTCCAGTTTTAGGCGGCAGTATTATTTCGTACAACCCCTTAGATCCACAAAAAACCCTCATCTGACATTAGGAATATTCTTCCTGTGTTCCCTTTATAAAACGTTTTGGCAGGTTAAATTTGCTTGCCAAATGTCTTGTAGAAAGAAACGGAGGAGTAGATTCTAAAGGCTAAGGATATATCCCTGTCCACGCATGTGGTGTAAATAAAGTCGGTAACAAAGGAATTCATGTCTTTATGATCGTTATTTGGCATGAACGAACATACACATCACACTTATTATCGGGGCTAACACGTTGCATAGATCACTCAGCTAGCCTAATACTGGTCGGCGGAGAAGACGCTGCACTCCATGGGCTCAATCTGGCACCCGATCGGTAGCCCGGCCGCGTACCGGCGCCCCTTCATAAGCCCCACGCGACCGACCTGCCGGGACAAAATCTCTCCTTGCTGACGCCTTGACGTCTCACCGTAGAGCACAGCTTCTCCATGTTGTCCCACCTCCCCCTGCTGCTGCCGTGGGGGCCTCTCGTGGCGGAGCACCTGTCCTTGCTGATCGCAACCTCCTCCCTGCTGATGGTGTTCTGCTGTCTCGCCACCGCAGTATCCCTGCTCCGGCTGCTCCCCCGGCGAGCCGCGGCGCCCTTGTCCCAGCGGCGGCATGGCCTGCTCGTAGTCCCTCACCATGCCACGAATGGCGGAGCAGCGGCACCCGCGGCTGACGCCCTGGAGctgccggcagcagcgctccctgGTGTCCCACTCCTTCTGTAACGGCCGGACGCTGACGGCACCCTCGTGCCCGCCACCGGTCAGATGCTGGTGCAGGATCTGCTGACACGCGTGGAGCGGCTTTTCCTTGACCTCGCGCCGGCACTGCATGTCCCTGAAGCTCTGCTCGGATA from Lolium rigidum isolate FL_2022 chromosome 4, APGP_CSIRO_Lrig_0.1, whole genome shotgun sequence encodes the following:
- the LOC124648507 gene encoding 19 kDa globulin-like, which codes for MGKFVFLAVFFAALMAVSVAQGVSEQSFRDMQCRREVKEKPLHACQQILHQHLTGGGHEGAVSVRPLQKEWDTRERCCRQLQGVSRGCRCSAIRGMVRDYEQAMPPLGQGRRGSPGEQPEQGYCGGETAEHHQQGGGCDQQGQVLRHERPPRQQQGEVGQHGEAVLYGETSRRQQGEILSRQVGRVGLMKGRRYAAGLPIGCQIEPMECSVFSADQY